The sequence CACTGATCTCTAAATCTTCAGTCTTCTCATCTGTTATTGCCATCCTCTCCATTGCCTCTCCATTAATCTTTGACACGTCATTTTCTGTCACAACCTCAGCACCAACAGACAACTGTTCTAGAAAGAGGCACACAACAGCACAATCATCATTCTTGGAAGTAGGGTATTTGAGCCTCCAGGCTCTAACGGCACAGTCCACAAGAGCCCTGGCTGCTGTGGTGTGACCTGGGGCAGAAGCTACAATTTCAATAGCCTCCTTATTTGAAAGGACATCCCAGACCTGTACGATGTGCAATTTATTTCTCTCCTTTATTTGGGGGCAAGAAATCACAAAATatagaaaggaaagaagaaaataccCCATCAGTGGCCAGAATAATGAACTCATCTCTTTCTGTAAGTTGACGATAGTAAACATCAGGGACAGAAATCAAACCAAAATCCTTTAGACAGAAATCCCCAAAGGCTCTAGCCATTGCCAAACCAGGAGAATCATTGTTAGGCAACCATACACGAGCAACTTCTGGCTCATCCTGCAAAGCAAATACCCTTCCCTTGCATTGATGGATCCTAGCAGATTCCGCTAATTACAGAAGATTCAATAAATTTTGATCAATGGACCTTTATTTAAGACTCCTGTGTGACTCtactctgagagagagagagagagagagagagagagagagagagagagagagagagataccaGGAAGATCAGGCTTCAGGTCTACTGTCAATTGTACAGCAATCAAAGAGTTGTCTTTGTCTCTCGTTGCCAGCACAGCTCTCGAATCCCCAACATTTCCAAGTACAAGATTCTGACCCTGAAAAACCATACATCTACAAGTTAGTTTTTTCAAAACTCCCACTAAATTTCATCATCTTCGGCAAGTCTAGTTTAGCCTTCAACTTAGACCACTTCTAATCACTCCAACAAATGCCATTATGATAAAGAATGTCcatcttaaaaataaaaattacaaagaaaagaagaatagaACAGGGATGACTTACTTTAAACTTCTCGGTGTCATAGACTCATaataatgataaaaaaaaactaaaatcacTTACCCAATGATCAGATTTCTTATTATCATATTAGAGAAAATTTGGttaggaagaaagaaaaataagaaattttgtATAGAACTCTATAACCTCAAAGTTTGCAGAATCCTTTGACTACAGAGTGAGTACTTATATGAAagatataaaatataaaacatcTTCAAACTAAGTTCCAACATTTCTTACCATTTTATTTGACtgtatttttccattttattttaggtTACGCTTGATGACAAAAAGCATCAGCATTTAATCTTCTTGAAACTTAATTTTTCgcatatttatttcctttcagGAGGGGGTGTCTTTTAAGTTATACACAGCATATACTTATAAGAATTAAGTTCTCCATTGCATCAACAGTATTTTCACAAAGTCTAAGTTTCTTTACtatcatatatacatgtatatatgtatgcatgtAAGCACACAAAGAGAAAGATGCATATATAACACACACATGTGTAGAGGTATATGATAGGAAACCATTGAGGATGTTTCGCGAATGTTTACCTGTTTTACCAATGTAACAGCAGTCGTGCCACTGCAGAAGCAATCAATTGTTGGATGCAATTTTAATTCCTTATCCATTAACCTGAAAGCCTTTAAGAATGACCTTTTTAGTGGTAGATACATGTCAGgtagtttttcattttcctgaACCTCCAATGGCTCACACCATTCATCATCGATGCTTGGAGATGCAGTTTCTTCAATATTAGAGTTTCCATTTGCATTTTCAGTCGTACCGAGATTGCTCAGCTCACCGTTTGAATTAGCTTTCCACTGAGTACATAGTATAAGAGGAAGAGAATCCCGAACTTTCTTGGCAACCATATGACCAAATGGACCGTGGCCATCAAATACCCCACAAAATATTGTATCATTTCTTGTACAGAAATTCTGTAGCACAAACATAGTAACCAAATCAGTACGAACTTATTCAAACTAATGACaagagaaatagaaaatatgtCATATAAAGGAACACCCTTTCAAAATTCTTGCAATTTGACTATACTAATTCATTGACGTAGGGAATTCAACATTATGGAGACAAGCATCATCATTCTGTAAACATAACAAATTCCAAGGcttgaataaaattaaaattagtaGTATTATATCGATTCAGGTATAGTACTTGGCCTGAATATGTTCTGCAAgtgctctcttttttttcttttttttcaagtctCCCAACCCTTGAAATGTTAGTTAGCCATACCCTAACCAAATCACACAGGGATGGCAGGATGAAGAAGGGGCCTTGCAGCACAAAAAGTAATACCAGACTAactaaaaaaatgtaaatctGCAACAAAGTTCAGTGTGCCAACATGCAGGGCATTTGTACCGTGATTCCTCACAAGGATCATTCCAAAATCATACTAAGGTACTGAATTAGCCATCTATGATCTGAAGTGTGAACATGGGTAGATAgataactaaaaaaataataataatctaaaAATAGACTCATGTAGCTCACAATTCAAGTCAACCTGGATAAAATAGCACCTATGAAAGGAAACCTAGCAACAGTGCAATTGAAGCAACAACATGATCCATATTTATCTATCCCCATTTCCATTAAAACCCTCTACTATACAAATCATCCTGTCCAAAACCAAATACATTTGCCAAATGGGTTTTTCCAAGTAAGCTGCAAAAACATGCATTTTGTCCCCACAAATGTAATGAGACAATTCATAAGTACAGAAACAGTAAGGATTGCTGAAATGGGGTTTTGATAAGCAATCAAAGTTAGAAACTTTCAGTATGAGTAGGTGAAGACAAACCTCCCAGACAAGCATGGCGTCTTGATTGGTCCCTTTCTTGCCTTGCTGAGTATACAAGCAGGCAACTTTGCTACCTCCATTGGCGATCAATCTACCCGGAATATCAATCTCATGACCCAAATCTTTACAACCAACTTGGTCACCTCctgtcttctttctcttccacCTTTTGGAGCTATTCTTGGTCTTTGGAGAAGCATCATCAGCCGAGTCTACTGTGCTCAGCTCCACCGTATCAATCCTCTTTCCCATGCCTTTGGACGTAGAACAACAAGAACCCATTTGATATTCGATACTATTTCGATACTTTACCAAAATCCCAACTTGCCAAATCGGATCCACAGATTCTTATgatgtgggttttgtttgtctCACAGATTCAATTCAAACTAGTATAAGACCACTGTAGGGAGATGAGTATTTGAGTAGGTACAAAACTTTGGCACAGAGTCACAGAGCCAGACTATTTAATAACccacacaaataaaaataataattttaataattttaataattaaaattaaaatgaaaaaagctTCATGACATTTGTACACAGTGACCTATTTTGCAAGAATTTGTTGACCTTCTTCAACCTTCATTcaccttctttctcttcttattcAAAATGggttctttttcatttctttaatttccaccTTTGGAAAGATCAAAGTtaagtaataaataaataccatAAAATAAAGTTGTGCATAAATATTCATCTACTACCACCTCTGGTCCATTGCAAAAACATTTAATAATCGGTCGCATCATGTGACAAGCATGAGAAGGACACTATTAATTGCTATTACCCCACTGCCTCAaatcttaaattttaaattttaaaattataagaaaaaatcagattttttttttaatttataaaataaaataaaataacccACTTTTGCAACATCAAATGCTCAAGTCTCACAGCTTTCTAAAGTGaataatttagggttttagttTTGGATCCAACATTGACATCGTCAAGTCCGTCCACAACCGAAAGAGTTAACTCTCTTCTTTCATGGACTGTCTAATCTGTTGGGGCAGTGAGGGAAATATGACACTCTTATTGTTTCCTTaacatggttttgttttgtgcttTCCTTGGTGTTATTTGCTAAGAACAAGTAAAtggttttgatttgaatatGAAAGCTTTCGTGCCTTTGTTTCTCCGAGCTGGCATATTCTATATAAATCTTGGGTTGAAGCTCTATCAAACAAGCACCGGGCACACCACATAGAATTCCATATGATACTCCAATTACAGTTGGAtcaataatttttcatgttttctcaGTTCTAACGATGTTTCAAAGATGAGGTACAAACCAATTACAACTTTTGAATATGTCTCCCCCTTCCCCCCAATAGAACACTTGTAGCCTTAAAATAGTGGTTTTGTTTGCATCTAAATCTAATATAAGGTGGTGTTTGATTGTTGGAATGGAATGAGAATGTAATCAATTCCATTTGGTTGGTTGAAATTGAGATTTAGTTGAAGAATCAATGCTTAATTCCATTTCAATGTTGGGTTAACCATCATGATAGAATCAAATATCCAAGAATTTGGATTCTAGGATGGTGGGTGTTGGGTGTGTAAGTTGGTGTTTCGAGTCTTAAGTCTCAGTCATGAGTCTAGAATTCTTGATCCATAAGATTCGAGGTCCTTAATTGTGATCTTGGATTTCTTGTCCAAGGTCCCAAGTGTTTGATTTAGAGTTattgatatgattttttaaatttagagTTCAATGCCTTAAATTTGGGGTTCGAGACATGAGTGTATGATTTGGGGCTTCAAAATCTCAACTCCTGGATACTaaggggtgtattcaattaggattgtatacgattttgattttttttttttaagtgactGATTTTCAGGAATTGTATAACTCCTATAGGTTTTACCCACATTTTTAATAAACTTGTATAGGCTTTTATTATAGTCTATGAAATAAAAGATTTCCACTCGTAGGGTTTTACCCCAAATATTTCAACTTGTAGGGTTTAGGTTTGGAGAACTGTTGTTATagattcatatatatatttgcataGACTTCCCAatactattttcttttatcactTTCTTCCCAACactattttctttaaactaTGTTGACCTAGCCACTAGTCAAccatccctttttttttttcctcaaattcTTCCTCTACCTGCGTGCACAACAATGAATTTCCCTTTGAAATTTCCACGAGTTGGAAACTTTCGTAcctaaataaatgaatttccCTTTGAAATTTCCACGAGTTGGAAACTTTCGTAcctaaataaatgaatttctctttgaaattTCCACAAGTTGGAAATTTCCCTTTGATTTTGTTCACGAACAGCAAACTTTTCgtccaaaaattcaatttaaaagaaaaaaaacaacctTTTGTCCAAAAAGCAAGGGCCCTATCATCTGGTAGTGTTATGGGTGATGGAAATATATCTCAACCTTCTGCCTCCTTGAGTTGGCTTCACGCCTAGATGATCTCCAGGTGAAGTTATCGGAGATCGAGAAATCTCTAGCCGAGCTTTCCGCCCAGCAACTCCAACTGGTTGATTTGAAGAAATCACTAATGGAGGAGCTTTGCTTAATACATGACGCTTGTAACCTCCCAAGGTCAGTGCATGGTTTAGTGCATTGTTTGCCAAATGATGGAAAAATTTCTAACgcaaagaggaaaaaaaacacatgttGTAGAAATCTTTGGGGTGGAGGTTGGACTTATGTTGGCATTTATTATTTATACCTAAACCTTACAAATTCTCCAAACTCCAACACTTAATTAAAATCCTTCCAAATCTATCTCTTTTTGAATATAGGTAAATTTATTTGGACTTTTTCCAagtcctaattgaatacacccacATTTAGATGGACATTTTAAAAGTTCAAACAAGTCTAGATTGAATACACCCAAGCTGTTATagactttttaaaagtttgtaaaaatccaaattaaatacactcgaatttttaaaatctttttaaatactctaaaatcctaattgaatacacccctcAAATTTGAAGTCTCATGTTTGGCGTCCTAAATCTAAAGTCATGAGATCTCAAGTTTAATGCCAAACTCTCGAAGTCACAAATGTAGAGTCCAAGGTCCAAGTCAAGACATACCTTAAATTCAAGGGATAACCCCTTAAAATAGTTACAAGGGCAAGTAGTTTCATCATTTTAGAGAAATAGGGGGACATAAATCACTAACCATCATTGAACTAATATGATCAATTCtttgataattaaaaaaaaaaaactaataagaTCAATTAACGAAAATAGAGTATTGATCCTATTTTGTCCTTTTACACTAGTTTCATTATACTATGATTTACCTTTTGCTTACTCAATTatcaaaaatacaaacaaaagaggaagaatTGCAAGTAGATAAAATGGAATGTGAGAAGCGTcattaactaaaaaatataattcagaagaaaaataaataatacagaaaatgattaaaaaaaaaaatccttcaTATAAGacaaaatgttaaaatggttCAATTCCTCTAAAATTGGACAAACTGGTCCAGTCACTGTACGTCAGTGACATGAAATAACTCTTATATCACTATTGGATAGTGACCCAAGAGTTGTTCAATGTCACTTTTTGTGAGTGACATAAGAGTTATTTCATATCACTAAGGCCTAGTTTGGGATTGCtgtcacttttaaaaaaagttgcttCTGCTGtgctttaaaaataattagctgtaaagtaaagtagctccatgtttggtaaacacTATTTTTAAAGTGCTGTTAGTACAAAAAGCAGTGTTAAAaccgtttggtaaattttaatataaaattgttgtaactgtgaataataactaaaatagacatgatgttaaaagtgttatgcactaatcatgtggtggtagtggtagtGATGGAGTGGAGTTGGTGGTGGAGATGAAGGCGAAgttggtggttgtggtagtTGTGGTGGTGAGGAtggtggttgtggaggtggtggtggtggtggtagtggcagcatggtggtggtggtggtagtggcaGTTTTGGAGGAGgcggtgatggtggtggtagttgtggtggtggtggccaTGGTGGTgttggaggaggaggtggaggtggaggaggtgaTGGTGGAGGtcgtggtggtggtggcggaggataaggaagaggaggatgtggtggttgtggtggtggtggcggcggcggcggtggttgtggaggtagtaggggtgggcactcaaaccggcgaaccggaaatccgagccgaaccacaccgaaccaaaccggaaaaaaaccgagttgaccaaaaagtcaaaaatcgaaccggaccggtttggaccggttccGGATCCAGTttcatgtcttcaaaaaccgaaccgggccgaaccgaaccggtgaaactaaaaatatatataatttcaatatatatttatatttaatgctatatttttaatttcattaaaaaaaaaacctaatatttatccaagttcaatgtcaaatatctctcttttctcactttaatatttattttatatatgaaattgaataatttgttaattttcaagtaaaaaaataatatttcagttgagaattgtattaaaaaacaatttaaaagaacaatttttataatccggttcaaaaccgaaccggaaccggaaccgaaccgaaaccggttcaaaccgaaccggacagtttttgaaatttttttattaaaaccgaaccgaaccaaaccggatgaatagtatcggatcggttctaatttgaggcaaaaaccggtccaaaccgaaccgtgcccacccctaggaGGTAGTGAATGTGGTGGTGCAAGTGGTGGAGTTGGATGTGGAAGTGGAGGTGgtgtcatttttaaaaatgaatgatgaaattttgggaattaaaaaaattcattaaatgttcatctctgcttcttttgaaagcagctttgaaaagcaacCCAGAGTCTGCTTTTAAAAGCTGCTGTCAAAAAGccactgcttttaaaataatcgggatattttatttttactaaaCTCCTTAAactgcttaactttaaagttaagcaagtttttagcaacaaaaaaaaaatcccaaacggGGCCTAACAGTATCTGaaccgatttgtctaatttttaaGGGGCCggactattttattttaattccttcctatttttctttatatgaTAAAACCCCTAAATAATACCGGGTTAAAAATCctaacaaacaaaatcaagaGAATAACCGTTATTTTTGGTGGAAAAGAACGACCGTTAGATAACTTTAGATTCGCGCCTTTTCCGACGCGTGTCAAAGGAAAAGTGGATCAACGTTACCTAACGGTTGATTTTATCCATAACAAACGCCGTTTAAGACCCACTGCCTGAGCTCAGTAGTGGCATAAGAAGTCAAAACTAGGTCTTAATCCTTAAAAACAGTTCCATCTCTATCCGAAAGCAGAAATTGCAGCTGCCCTGCCCCCTCAGGTAATTGTccttctctctcacacaacctcctcctccttcttcaaCCTTTTGCCAGCTTACCAAGTCTTATCTGAAACTTATATGGTTGAAATAAACCAATGAATTCtaaagttttttcttttcttttttcatttatcaAAGATTGATCTTTGGTGCTTGTgcttgattttcaatttttttttcttttttttggattttgggttCTAAAGTTAGTGATTCATATATGACTTTATCTGATCGAATCAAGTGTTATTTGGTTGCTGTGATCCCATATCGGCTAAGTATGTTAGTAACTTAGCAGTGATTATGTAAGCTGCTGGACACTCTTTCTTTGCAAGCTGATTTTACAAGGGAAAGTTCCATCTGTGGATTTATATAATCAATACTAATTTAATGGAAGAGAGGAATTTTAGGACATGTTTTTATCAATGTGTCAAAAATTGTTTCTGAAGATTTTGACATTTTCCAGTTTGGTATTcactttttattaaaagtcTTGATTGCATTGGATGACTTTGGTTGATCACATGGATTTAGAAGTC comes from Prunus dulcis chromosome 6, ALMONDv2, whole genome shotgun sequence and encodes:
- the LOC117632616 gene encoding probable protein phosphatase 2C 6, producing the protein MGSCCSTSKGMGKRIDTVELSTVDSADDASPKTKNSSKRWKRKKTGGDQVGCKDLGHEIDIPGRLIANGGSKVACLYTQQGKKGTNQDAMLVWENFCTRNDTIFCGVFDGHGPFGHMVAKKVRDSLPLILCTQWKANSNGELSNLGTTENANGNSNIEETASPSIDDEWCEPLEVQENEKLPDMYLPLKRSFLKAFRLMDKELKLHPTIDCFCSGTTAVTLVKQGQNLVLGNVGDSRAVLATRDKDNSLIAVQLTVDLKPDLPAESARIHQCKGRVFALQDEPEVARVWLPNNDSPGLAMARAFGDFCLKDFGLISVPDVYYRQLTERDEFIILATDGVWDVLSNKEAIEIVASAPGHTTAARALVDCAVRAWRLKYPTSKNDDCAVVCLFLEQLSVGAEVVTENDVSKINGEAMERMAITDEKTEDLEISDSHAVVLEHSGTVRSSDEIVPIFESTEQKLPTKFEGQSKRSLAECISTTEDEDWSALEGVTRVNSLLSLPRLLSGDKRAASWRKKWL